The genomic interval GCTCGGACAAAACGACCTCTTCATCGAGTCATCGAGGCTGGGTTCGATTGAATAACGCGATAGTGAATCCTGCGCGAAAGGCCGTGACTGCAGATTTTTAAGATACGAAGCATAGATGTTCATGTCCATCATGTCAATACCCGCGCCGCTTCTTTTTACCCGGAACGTGTTTATACGCGCTTCTGGTAGATCCTCCCTTTCCTCTTTTTCATCTTCGTCATCGAAGCTCAACCAGGAACTCCTGTAATCGCGGTTTGGCCGACCGGATCACCCTATTCCGAAATTGCAGCCGTCCCAAAGCCCTGGCGCGCTCAGTAAAAGAGGTGACAAAAAGCCAATGCCCCCAATATGCCTGCCGCGTCCGCAAGAAGGGCCGCGGATAACGCATGCCGCGTCCGGGTGATGCTCACGGATCCGAAATAAACCGCCAGGACATAGAACGTAGTCTCCGTGCTTCCTTGCATCGTCGACACCAAGAATGCGCTGAAGCTGTCGGGAGCCTGACTTACCACCTCGCTCATGATGCCGAACGCTCCGCTCCCGGACAAGGGGCGCATGAGCGCCATGGGCAAAGCCTCCGCCGGCATGCCGATCAGAGAAATGCCGGGGGTGAGTATTCGCACCATGATGTCGAAAGCGCCGGAAGCACGAAACATGGCAATGGCCACGAGGATCATCACGAGAAAAGGAATGATGCGAACAGCCACCTGGAATCCTTCTTTGGCGCCTTCGGTGGCCGCTTCATAGACTCCCACCCCACGCAGATACCCGAACACCACCAAAGCGCCCATGATGGCAGGTAACAGCCAGAAGGAAATCACTTCCTTTCCAGCTTCCAACATGGAATCCGCTTGCACGAACCGGAGCAGAAGGCCCGCCAGGAACGCCGCCACGAATCCCCAACACATCCACCGTCCCACCGGCCCGGGTCGGGAATGCTCCGCGGCTTCCTCGTCCGAGGAGTGCGCCGACGAATTGGCCTCCGCGGGGGGTGACGACGATGGCCCAGCCGCATCTGAGACGCCGGACTCGACGTACAAGGAGTCCGGATCCGGATCCTTCGAGGTCTTAGCCAGAAACCGGGCCGCTAAAATGGCGACAGCCGTGGAACAAAGGGTGGCAAGCAGGGTCGGTACGAGGATGGACGCGGGTTCTGCGCTCCCCGCGGATGCGCGTACTGCTATCACCCCCAGAGGAAGTAGCGTCACGTTGGAGGTGTTGATGGCCAGGAACATGCACATGGCGTCGGTGGCGCGCCCTTTCACGGGATTCAGACGATCCAGTTCCATCATGGCTTTCAGCCCCATGGGCGTGGCTGCATTTCCCAACCCGAGCGCATTCGCGCTGATGTTCATCACCATGGCGCTCATGGCGGGATGCTCGGGAGGAATCCGGGGAAACAAATGGACCATAGCGGGACGAATGGCCCTTGCCACCAGCAGCATGAGGCCTCCCTTTTCGGCGATCTTCATCAGGCCCAGCCACAGGGCCATGGCTCCCACGAGCCCGATAGCCAAGGTTACGGCGCCTTTGGCCGATTCAAAGGAGGCGTCCACAACTTCCCGCATCTTGCCCGTGTAGGCGGCCACCATGATGGATACCAGAACGAGGAAGAACCAGACGCCGTTCATCACCGCGGGTCGTTTTTTCATTGTCCCTGCTCTATCTCCCTGGCGGAAAATCCGGCGGAGCCATGGGCGGCCGATGGCCTCGAGAGATGTCCGAAAAGCCCACTCGAACCAAACGTTAGCCCGACGACTTCTCCCCGAAGCGGCTCGAATGTCCCGAAGGTTCTCACCTGTATCCCCCTCATGAATTTAACCCAAAAATGGATTAATAATGCATTTGCAAGGAACGGGTCACGCCAAAAGTGCAACCCCGGCGCAGGCCGTCCGATCGAAATGCATCGAACTCACCCGAACGTTTTTCGAAACCGGATGAATTGTGTCTTGACCCTTGTCGCCGCGAGCAAGTAGAATTTGAGCGAGATTACCGCAACCTATCAGCCTTTTCACGGGAGAATGCGATGGCCGTTAAAGTTATTATTGACCGGGAATTGAAACAGGAAGGAAAAGAAGTTGCTCTGGAACTTATTCGCAAATTGCGGGCAAAGGCCATGGAACATCGGGGGTATATTTCCGGAGAAACGCTGGTTTCCAATCGTAACCCCAATCATGTGATTGTGGTCAGCACATGGAACAACATCGGAAACTGGCTGGATTGGACGGACAATAAGGCTCGAAACGCCTTGGAAGAGGAATTGAACGCTTACTTGTCACGGCCGACTCGGTACGAAGAGTTCTCGGTGGGAGAACTTTAGGCGGCCCGTCCGGCTTTCGGCGGACTCTTTTATAGGATCGATTCCCTCGGCCTTCCGCCCGTAAACCGGCTCATAGGCGCAACAGCGTTTCTCGTGAGCGACGTGGCGGAGGTCGGAGGACCCGAGCTTTTCTGACATCGCCTTCAAACACAAACACGCAATGGGTTGGATGCGGGAACAGCAGCCGTTATCGAATAGCATCGATTTACCCGACAGGCCCAGCCTGAGACTTCGCGCTCATTTCCTTAATATAGAACAATCCTGCATTTCCAACACAACAACCTTGCGTCTCCAACGCATAGGTAGAGCGCTATTCTTTTCAAACTTAAATTCGTAAAGGAGGTTGGTTATGTACAAACTGTTCCTCTTGATTGCGGCAACGGCTTTGCTATTCCCCTACCCGTTATGGGCGCAGCTACCGGATGCCCCGGCAAACGTCACGCCCGTTCGCATCGAACGGTTCGGAGATGTAGCGGATCTGTTCGTGTGGACCCAGGACGGCAAAATGTATGTGCGTTATGAAATCGTCACCGGCGACGATTATTTTGCATGTCCCAGCTCGTTTAATGTGATCCAGAGCGATACGACGGGAGGGTTCGACGGAGGATCAAACCGAATCTACAGAGAGGAAGGCGGGGAAAGCGTATGCGAATCCATCACGGCCGATGAAACGTTCCTGGTTATACCATCCGCCGGAGACGAGGTGGACCTTTCGCAGCCGGTGGAAGTATATTTTAATGCTGAAAAGGTAGTACTCATCCATGTATTTCCCGGGGGAGCGTCCATCATTCCCACGAACGGCATCTGGCAGAGCAGCGATCCCCCGCTCAGCATCTACATTCAGAAATACCAGGCCGCGTCCGCCATTGCAGTCGCCACCCAGGACGGTGTCAACCTGGTGGCCTTTCTGGATTCGAATATTGCCGATGGTTTCAGCCAGGCCAACGACGTGGGAAATCAGGGATTCGGTATAAATATCAATTTTCAGGACAGCACCCACGGCACGGTTACGGTGGATCTGCCTTCAGGCGCCGTGACCGCCGACATCGCGCTGACCTTTCCCGATCTGAGATGACAGAAAACGGTGGGACGTTGCACTCCCACCGTTTCGTTTCTTTTCAGCCCCTGCGAAGAAGGCGCTCACAAGGAAACCACCGGGTTCGGCAGAAAGAAAGCCGCAGACTCAGGCATACAGGTCGAGATCTCCACTTCTCGCTGTTCGATCAGGGGCGGCTCCCTGAGACTGTCGCTCCCCTGCCTGCGTCTCCGAAATCCCTTCGATATCTCCTGGTTCGCGCCCGAGACCGGATTTCCGTTCCTCCAGTTTCAGTACAGCGCCTCCTGTCTGGCCCGGGCTTCGACTTGGCTCGCCTTGGCCGCCACAGCACGGTCCTGCGAGGAAGGGTCAGCAGGCGCCGGAGCCGCCCTTCGATTCGCCGCTTTCTTCCTGGTTTGGCGTCTCCTCGACGGCTGCCAGCCAATCCCTCAGGCATACTCGGAAAATGGCTTCGGCGCGCTTCGCGTCCAGCCGATACTTCTCCGGAATAAACGACAGATCCGCTACATGGATATTGTCCCGCTTGTGCAGAAACGGGCAGTCTTCCAGATATTGTGGGGCGAGCCTCGTGAGGTGGGCGTACGAGCGGTTCAGGACGGGCTTGCATGCCTTGATCTTGAGTCCTCCGTCACTGTAGTTGTTGGCCAGAAGCGTCATTCCGGAAAACCCAGGGCCCGGATGAAATCCTGGTTTGGACACGTCGTCGGAACAGAGAAAAAAATAGGGTGCTTGCAGCACCAGAGAAGCCGGTTCGGAGGCTCGCTGCTTGCAGGCGCCGGCGATACCGGGAAGGATCGAGGACAAATGTTGGCCGGCCGGATCGAAATCCCAGAGTCGGCCCTGTTCCTCGAACTCGGGAAACCGCTTTCGGACGGTCTCTTTGGCGTCCGGTCCTACGAGAAAGACATACCCGCTTTCCTCCCACAGCGAAGTCCCGAATCCTTCCAGATCGAGCTCGCGTATGTCTTTGAGCAAGAGCACTCGAATGCAGCGCTCGGGCCTCATGCGGGCTCTTGCCAATGGCGCGGTCACGGAATCGGCGTAAGGCCTGAAGCACGACTCCAGAGCCGCCAATTCCTCTTCCCGGATGAAAGCCACATCCGCAGCCTGTAGTATATGATCCACAGCTACCACTTGCAGCACGTGCCGTTCGCGGTCGAAGCGTTCGTGGTCTCGTTTCCATTGGTCGTAGGAAAGGACTTGAAGTTCTTCCCTCAGGGCGTCCGACAGTTTTTCGATGCTTCCTTCGCCCACCAGATTCTCTTTGGGAATCAACATGGTCTTGCATCCCGCATCGTAGGCGGTCTCGAGCTTGAGATCCAACCCGCCAACCAGATTCACCCTTCCTTGGATATCGATTTCGCCCGTCATGGCCACGTCCCTGCGAATGCGGCGTCCGGAGAGGACGGAAGCCAGGGCCAGGGCAATGGCAATGCCCGCCGAGGGTCCGTCTTTTGGGGTCGACGCGCCCATGAAGTGGATATGAACGGGAGCTTCGGCCTTCTTCAGATCGATCTCGAGTTCTCGAGCCCAGTGGAGAATGGCCGTGCTCGCCACTTTCCGGCTTTCATCCATGATCTTCTCGATGTTTCCCGTTGCATGGACCATGCTCAGGTATCCGCTGCGTCCCTCTCCTTCCCGGCCCCGGGGAATCACCGTGGTCTGGATGGGGATAAGGGAACCCAGTCCCAACTCGACATTCACCCCGAGGCCCATGGCCTCTCCCACCCGGTCTTCATCGTTGATCACTCTGAACGGTCTGGGCGGTTCGAGGTATTTCTTGATGACCATTCGTGTGATTTTCACCGAAGAGCGCTCATGCGCAAGGATTTCTTTACGTCCGATGCGGAGGAACAGAGTGCGGATAATACGCTCGAGTTCGCGAACGCCCGCTTCATGCGTGTACGTTCGCACCAGATAGCGGAGCAACCCCGGCTCCTTTTCAGGATCGAAAAAGATCTGCTGGCTCGTAAAGCCATACCGCTCCCGGACCCTTCGGGTGAGGTGCTCGCGGGCTATGGCTACTTTTTCCTCTACGCTGTAGCGATCGAGCTGCACAACCTCGCACCGGTTGATTACCGGCGGAGGAACGGTCTCGAGGGTGTTGGCCGTGAGGATAAAGTGGCAGTTGGAAAGGTCGACATCCACGGTGCTCTGCGTAAATTTATCGTGGAACAGGTGGTTCTGTTCAGGGTCCAGAATTTCGAGAAGAGTCGCAATGGCGAATTTCTCAGTTTTGTCCGCCTCGTCCATGATGAATATGCCGTTCATGATGCCCATCTTGATCAAGCCCTGGACAATGGCTCCCGGCTTCGAGCCTTCATACGTAAAGCCGTATCCACGAAGATCCGCCTCGTCCCGCATCCCTCCCAGGGACATCTTGTGATATGGAATACCCAGATTTTTGGCGATTGAAATGGCCAAAGAGGTCTTGCCTACTCCCGGAGGACCAACGAACAAAAAAGCGCTCCCCGTCTTGCCTGCAAGGGCGGAATCTCCGCCATGGTTTTGCTGGTAACGCCAGATCAGGTTTGAAAAGAAGTCGCAGATAATCTCTTTCGGTTTTTGCAGACCGTAGTGCGAACGATCGAGCCCCTTTTCGAAGTCTTCAGCGGAAACTCCGATTTTCTGGATCTTTCCCCACGGGATGGCCAAAAGCGTTTCGATCAATTCGCTGTACTTGGGTCCGCTATGACCTACGGCATGCAATTTGTTCTTCTCCATCAACTCCCTGGCCTGAAGAGGAATGGAAGGATCGTTTCGCGCTTCTTCGATACGTTCTTTCAGCGACTTCTTAGGTGGTGCGGAAGGCGTCAGATCCGCCAGAGGCTGAGCTTCTCTCACGTAAGGAAAATGTGATATTCTTGCTTCGTCTTCCGAGAAATGTTTCAAGCCTTCCTTGAAAATTTCGAGGGCTTCCCGTGGGTCCTTGCCTTCGAGGCTTGTTTCCGGAATTTCGAGTTCACGAAAAAGATAAACCAGTCCCCACCGGTCTTTGAAGATATCGAACACCCCCTTCGCCTCGGTTTCATCGCCGTCGAACAGGCGCACAAAGAGCCAGAGCAGCTTCTCGAGAAAATCCGTACGCCTCCGCAGGGAAAAGCCGGCCTCCCCTCCTTTCTGATAACACACGCTCAGGACCCGTATTTTGAGGTCTGCATCCAGGGAGGGAAAAGCGTTCAGAAGGACCTCTTCCGGCACATCACCCAATGTGTCCGCAAGCCGGGCCAGGATACCGGAAATCGGCTCGTCGTACGGCTGGTCCTTCTCGGCCAGGTCCAGGAGACCGAGGATGGGGCCGCCCAAAATACCGTTCATTTCGTCCGCGAGCGCGTTCCGGAGACTCCGATAGTAAGTCGGATCGTGATCGCGTTGCTCGATGGCGAACTCAACGTCCGACCGGATGACTTCCCGTTCGGATTCCAGCGGATACAACAGGTGTTCGAGCTGGTGCCGCAAGGCGAATTCGGCGAAAGCCAGCATTTTGCGCTCTTCCGCGCCGCCTTCGCCCAGGCTGGTGTCCGGGTCGCTGGGAATCACGAAGGCCAGATAGTCAAAGATCCGTTCGTGAAAGTATATGATGCGTTCTTCTTTCCTCTCAGAAAAAAGGGTCACCGCACGGATTCGACTGTCTTCGTCCTCGAGCCGCTCCACCCGGAGATGTTCGTTCACCCGGGCGATGAGGGTGGCTTCGGTTCCACGGTTCGTTTTAAAGTATGGGATCACCCGGCGCCCGATAATAGCCCGGATGATCTGGAGCACGCGACGCATATCGTCTTTGGTGGGAAGGGGAAGGCTCTCGAGAACTTTGTGATCGAACTCCATGGGAAACATGTGCGTACCTTTTCTGTTCGCATGCTCAATTCTGGTAAGTCGGGATGAAAACAAATTATAAGTCGAAAATGCAATTGCATTCCACCGCTATTTGCCCGAAAGTATACGGTGAGATTACCTGAAAGTGGTCGGCAATACTCGCTATGGAAGTTCCGATCCACCATGCCGCTGGAGTGAAACGTTTTCTTGAGACCCTCGTGCACGGCCTCGATGCCTGGGGACTGCACGCGCCTATGGGTTTTTTGGACCAATGCTTGAAGTACTATGCCTTGATTGAGGAATGGAATCGTGTGTTTCGCCTGGTGGGACACCGGAATCCCGAAGATGTGGCTGTGAACCTGTTCCTGGATTCTCTGGCGCCGGCTCCATACATTCCGGAAGGCGCCCAGCTTCTGGACGTGGGCTCGGGAGCGGGTTTCCCGGGGCTGGTCTTGAGGCTTTTCCGGCCCGATCTACAGGTGACACTGGTGGACGCCACCCGAAAAAAGGTGAATTTTCTCAAACAGGTACGTCTCGAACTCGGCCTTTCCGGCTTACAAGCGCTCCAGTGCCGCCTGGGAAAAGAGGCGTGCGGACAACTCCGGGCCCGGACGTACGATGCCGCTATATCCAAAGCGCTGGGTTCCATGAACCTGCTGGTGAATCTGGCCGGGCCCTACCTTAAGCCCGGAGGGTCTTTCATCGTGATGAAAGGGCCCGGAGGTCTGGACGAGCCGACGGATTCACTACCCGGAGCCGTCATCACCGTGCCCTATGCTTTGCCCGAAGGCGGCGGCAAGAGGACCCTGGCGATGCTCTCCCCCTAGCGGCCGGAGAGCGTGCACGGTTTTTCCCGGGGCTCGCACCGCAAAACACTCAGTCAGACCGGGGGAAATCCTTCGAATACACCTCCTTCCCTCGATACACCGCCTCTCATCCCGCCCATTGATCTCTTCATCCCACGTCCCCAAATTTCTCCGATATCCTGGACTCCAACTAATAAACCACAAAATTAACCCGTATAGCCTAATTATAGAACTGTACTGAGATATGATTCCGAAATATTCATGATTACTAAACGATCCTGGACGCTCCTTAATATTTTATCTTGGTGCAACTTTTTTTATTGACAGGAAAATTTCATTTTGCTATATAGTTTAGCATGCGTCCATACTAAATGCATGTTTAGACAGCCACCCTTCAAACAAGCGTGACTACTGCCGCTGTCCGAAGGCGTAATTCAAGTGGTCAACCTCTTTCGACCTGCTCCATGGGATCTCATGCCGATCCCTATTTATGAAATGAGGCTTTAACATATTTCCTGGTATCCTCTTCCTCATCCTAAATTGGTGGTCTTAAAGCAGACCTGGACAATATAGCGAATTTCTCCGCAATCTTAGCCGATTGGTCGTTTTCGGCCATATTTCATACAACGAACGCAGTTCAAAAAAATCGAATAACCTTATCCTATTGACGCGCGGAACCTTTTGGAGCCTCGGTACTAATGCCCATACCAGGATCTGATGACAAAGGCAACGGCGTATTCATATACAGGCCAAAGAGGTCGCTTGGAATCGCTCGTGGAGCGCCTGCTTTTCCGACCCGGCGCCTCGACGTGGATGCGAAACTGGAGGTGATAGAACACCGCAACCAGATAGATGAAGCAAAACGTTGGTATGTTGGGAACCGGTTCATTCTGCAGGATTAATCCTTCAAGGCTCTAGAGCTAGATCAAGATGGAAGGCGCGCCTTTCGGTGGTCATTGGTGCGGCCTGTCACCGGTGTCGGCTTGGAATGCCGGGCGGACACAGACGCTGGGCGTCGCCTGCTCAGGTCAATAGAATAGCTTTGACTAAACAAGGAGATCTATCGCAATGAACCTGCACAGACCCAATGCGAACGAGGCTTTGCAGACCAAGAATCGTTCACGAGACGTAGCACCCCAGTCCGGCATTTGCAGCCGATGCATCGACGGCTGCAAAGGAAACTGCGACCTTTTTAACGCCACCTTCAGGAGCCGGGAACTGCTCTACCCCGGTCCCTTCGGCGAACTAACGGCCGGCACGGACAAAGACTATCCCGTCGATTACTCGCACTTGAACATCATGGGATATGCCTTCGGCGCGGAAGGCATTCAGGCTGACCCGGACCATGCCACCTTTCCGGCTGTAAGCACCGAAACTTCGTTCGGCCGCTCGGAAAAGGTGAAAATGAAGATACCGATGTTCACCGGAGCGCTGGGCAGCACGGAAATTGCCCGGAAGAACTGGGAACATTTCGCCATTGGCGCCGCCATCACGGGCGTCAGCTTGGTCTGCGGCGAGAACGTGTGCGGAATCGATCCCCAATTGGAGCGCGGGTCCAACGGTAAGGTGGCAAAGTCGCCTGAAATGGACCGGAGATTGGAGCTATACCGCCGCTATCATGAGGGGTATGGCGACATTCTGGTCCAATTGAACGTGGAGGACGCAAGACTCGGCGTGGCGGAATACGTGCTAAGCAAACTCGGCGTCGAGACTATCGAACTCAAGTGGGGACAAGGCGCAAAAAGCATTGGAGGCGAGATCAAGGTCAATTCCCTTGATCGGGCCCTCGAGTTGAAAGGCCGCGGATATATCGTTACGCCCGACCCGGAAGAGAGGGCGGTCCAGGATGGGTTCCGCGACGGCGCCATAAAAGAATTCGAACGCCATTCCCGACTGGGCTTTGCGGATCAGGAAAATTTCATGAAAACGGTTCAGCGCTTTCGGGAACTGGGGGCCAAACGAGTCACGCTCAAGACCGGTGCTTATCCCATGCGCGAGCTGGCCATGGCGATTCGCTGGTCTTCGGACGCGAAAATCGACCTTTTGACCATTGACGGCGCGGCGGGAGGAACAGGTATGAGTCCGTGGCGCATGATGTCCGAGTGGGGAGTGCCTTCCATTTACCTGCATTCCATGGCGTATGAACTCTGCTCTCGTCTGGAGAGAAACGGCGACCGGGCGCCGGATATCGCCTTTGCGGGCGGCTTCTCCTCCGAAGACCACATTTTCAAGGCCATTGCTTTAGGCGCTCCCTACTGCAAGGCGGTGTGCATGGGTAGAGCGCTGATGATCCCGGGCATGGTGGGAAAGAACATTGGAAAATGGCTTTCGGGCGAAGACGGCGGCCTTCCCTCCACGGTGCTCAAATACGGATCCACCAAAGAACAGATTTTTGTTTGCTATGAGGAGCTTAAAGAGAAATACGGAAAGGAATTGGACAACATCCCTCTGGGAGCCATTGGCATTTACAGCGCCGGCGAAAAGCTACGTGTCGGCCTGCAGCAGCTCATGGCGGGGGCTCGGAAATGGCGTGTTGACCTGATTACTCGGAAGGAGCTGTTCAGTCTGACCGAAGAAGCGGCGAAAGTGACCGGGATTCCGTTCGTTATGGATGCTTACAGGCAGGAAGCCCTGGATATCATTGACGGCAAGTAATGCCTCCCGCTGAACGGCCGATGGGCGGCGAGCCTGACGCTAGGTAATCATTCACGTCCCTGATGTGCACCGGGCCGGAAGCAATCGGATTTCCAGGTAAACCCAACGAGGAGACAGGAAATGAGACACTACGCGATACTGAGCAAACTCACCCAAGAAGGAAGGAAAACGGTCAAGGATCTCCCCGAGACCATCGAGCAAATCGACAAAGCACTGGAAGCGTCGGGAGAAGTAAAAATCCTCATGCAATTCGCTCTACTGGGGCCGTACGACTTCCTCACCATCATACAGGCCGAGGATAACAAGGTCATTTTGAGAACCGCCATGGAGATTGAATCCGGAGGGATCATGGACACCATGACGGTGCCGGCCATACCGGTCGAGGACTATGTGGCCGAATTCAAGAAGCAAAGTAAGAACGATTAGCCCAGCGCCGGCGTGTTTCAGCAGATCGGCGCATGCTGGACCGGATCGGGTTACCGGTGGGGCTCCTGCTTTAGAGTCTGGGGGCTCCTCCGGAACCTCCCGCCGTGAACCCGAGGAGGCCCGCGCCATCGTCGCCGGCAGACCTGCGTGACGCCCGCCATAAGAGACTGGGTGCGGGCAGGCCCGATGGGAAAAACAAGCCCTACCCTGTCGTTTCGAAGAAGACCTCACGCCTGATTCGCCATTCTTCCTTTCCCGATACGAACCGGTAAAGCATTCATGCTGCAGAACCCCTTTTAGGCTTTTTTCTCAGCCCGTCGATATGGTATGCAGAACCAACGTGCTCGGCGCTCCGATGTTCTTGGCCGGCATCTCTGCGAAGAAGCCCGGCCGGCGTTGGGGGATAGTTTTTCCAATTTCCAATGCCAAGGCTTCTTGATCCGGCGGATTAGACCTGCACTCCGGCGGCAACGAAGAATCGAGGAAAGCTAAGCGGAAGGGCTTTTAACGTGCATGTCGGTTCAATGAGGGAGAAACCGGTCGGCCCTCAAATTTGTCCATGCCGATCAACGAAGCACGACCCGCACATGCAGAGAACAGTGGGCAGGTTTCTATTATTGCATCCAGGGCTCAAATGACGTTTCGAGTTCGCAGATGGTTTCTAACCAAGCGCAATTGCTTTTGATATAGAGCCCAAGTATAATACAAGAAACGCACAAGCAGTGGTTAGGAGGGACTATGAGAAAGAGGTATGCGCTCCAATGCCCGAAGTGTAAAAAGACCGGTCTTCTGCGTCTGACTTCCTCGACAGGCGGAAGGTTATCCGTAAGATGCTCCAACTGCAGGGCAATTCTCCGGTGTCTGATCGATCGACGTCCTCACCCTCGTAGATCACCCATCCCGGCGATAAGGATCGCTACCACTTCAGCCGAGCCAGTGGAGTTCACGGGCGAACTCACCGATATTTCGGAAACCGGATGTCGGGTAAGGGCGAAAGGCCTACTTCCTCAACAAGGACAGAAACTCAATCTGGAAATCAGGCTCCCCGCGGAATTTACCGAGCTGAACGTCCTTGGAAGCGTTGTATGGATTCGTAAGTCAGCGGATAACGTTTGTGAATTCGGAGTCCATTTTTCCGATTTGGTCGCCGGCATGAGGGAGGCGATTGCAGGTTCGTCCATTTTCGTTTCGGCTCAGGATTCCGCCAGGTCCGAGAGTAATGCTGAACGTTCGTCACCCACCGGCTCCTCCCGACATCCTATATTGCCGGCAGGCGTGGAGCCTTTCCCGGATATCGAGCTGGCAGGAAAGATACTGAACGCTCATAGATACAAGACGGGAACCAGGGCATGGCGCTTTACCCGTTCTCCGCTCGTTCAAAGAGAATCCGCGGGCATTCTGAACGCCAATCGTTATGCTTGGAGATCCTTCAAAAATAACCTGCTCAACGCCGACCGGTATTCATGGCGGAATCCGGGCTCCGGGATCATCAACGGCCGCAAGTACTCCTGGAGAGATACGGATTGACCCGAGGGCGGCTGCCGCGACGGCGGGAAGCCGGTACAATCGTCCTTGATTTCGACCGGGATGAAAGACTTCGCCGACCGCGCGAATGCAACTTTGGAATGCCTGAGTTATTGGACGGCGAGGAAGACCTGAAATCGTGGGGCCCGGGTTAGTAGCTGAAAACGGTTCCGAAACCGGAATACGGAGTTGCGGAACGCTGAAGACCACACCTCGGACCCCACGGAACTCCTACCCCTTGGAGGTCAAGTAGCCTCTTCTGCTGGAAGAATTAACCGTATGACGGCTTCCCACCTTCGGCGTGTGATCGCACGTTCTCTTCATAACAGTTGGCCAATCTTTGTCCTACCACGCCGGCCAGCCGCTTCATGATGCGATATGCCTCCCGGGGATGCTTGTCAAACACGTGCTCCAGACGTGTCGTATCGATTCTGATGGCTTTGGTTTCCTCGTAGCACTCCGCCGTCACCGTATAGCGTTTGGGTTCAACAAGTGATGACCATCCAAACACTCTTCCCGGTTTCTCCAGGGTGAAATTCAGAGAACCGCCATTTCTAATGAAAAGACTGACACACCCCTCAACCAGGATGTACAGATTCTCGGCGATGTCTCCCCGCTTGAAAAGAATTTGATCCTTTCGATAAGATTCTTCCCGGCAAATCGAGGATACCTCGTTCATGAATTCCGGGCTCAGATCTTTGAAAAGCTCTATTTCTTCCATAAGCATTGTTCATCACCTCCTTCTTTTCATGTCTGCGACGAAGCTCTCGACCTCCAGTTCTTATTATACTCCCGATACGCAAGCGAGACCAGACTTTCCGCCGGCGCCGACCCTGGGTTAAGCACGATCCGGCGGACCTTATTCGAGATTCCTCAATTAAGTTGACCCGTTCCTTTTACAGAGATAGATTGGGCATACATAAGTGCACCGATTGCACCCATGGTTGCACGGATTCTTCAAGTGGTTTGCAGTCCCTCGGCATGCTCGGATTGCGGCAGCCTATCGTTACAACCCGATAATGGCGACGTTGTGAGGTATGCGCACCATCGCAATGGGGGCCCTTATTCACTCCGGCCGGTGAGGGAGGTCGCCTTACAGGATTAAAGTGCTTCCAAATTGGTCGTGTTTATGCCACATTAGGAGGCCGGGCTTTTCTGCGCCCCCGAC from Deltaproteobacteria bacterium carries:
- a CDS encoding FMN-binding glutamate synthase family protein → MNLHRPNANEALQTKNRSRDVAPQSGICSRCIDGCKGNCDLFNATFRSRELLYPGPFGELTAGTDKDYPVDYSHLNIMGYAFGAEGIQADPDHATFPAVSTETSFGRSEKVKMKIPMFTGALGSTEIARKNWEHFAIGAAITGVSLVCGENVCGIDPQLERGSNGKVAKSPEMDRRLELYRRYHEGYGDILVQLNVEDARLGVAEYVLSKLGVETIELKWGQGAKSIGGEIKVNSLDRALELKGRGYIVTPDPEERAVQDGFRDGAIKEFERHSRLGFADQENFMKTVQRFRELGAKRVTLKTGAYPMRELAMAIRWSSDAKIDLLTIDGAAGGTGMSPWRMMSEWGVPSIYLHSMAYELCSRLERNGDRAPDIAFAGGFSSEDHIFKAIALGAPYCKAVCMGRALMIPGMVGKNIGKWLSGEDGGLPSTVLKYGSTKEQIFVCYEELKEKYGKELDNIPLGAIGIYSAGEKLRVGLQQLMAGARKWRVDLITRKELFSLTEEAAKVTGIPFVMDAYRQEALDIIDGK
- a CDS encoding GYD domain-containing protein, giving the protein MRHYAILSKLTQEGRKTVKDLPETIEQIDKALEASGEVKILMQFALLGPYDFLTIIQAEDNKVILRTAMEIESGGIMDTMTVPAIPVEDYVAEFKKQSKND
- a CDS encoding PilZ domain-containing protein gives rise to the protein MRKRYALQCPKCKKTGLLRLTSSTGGRLSVRCSNCRAILRCLIDRRPHPRRSPIPAIRIATTSAEPVEFTGELTDISETGCRVRAKGLLPQQGQKLNLEIRLPAEFTELNVLGSVVWIRKSADNVCEFGVHFSDLVAGMREAIAGSSIFVSAQDSARSESNAERSSPTGSSRHPILPAGVEPFPDIELAGKILNAHRYKTGTRAWRFTRSPLVQRESAGILNANRYAWRSFKNNLLNADRYSWRNPGSGIINGRKYSWRDTD
- a CDS encoding cyclic nucleotide-binding domain-containing protein — its product is MLMEEIELFKDLSPEFMNEVSSICREESYRKDQILFKRGDIAENLYILVEGCVSLFIRNGGSLNFTLEKPGRVFGWSSLVEPKRYTVTAECYEETKAIRIDTTRLEHVFDKHPREAYRIMKRLAGVVGQRLANCYEENVRSHAEGGKPSYG